The following proteins are encoded in a genomic region of Periophthalmus magnuspinnatus isolate fPerMag1 chromosome 10, fPerMag1.2.pri, whole genome shotgun sequence:
- the LOC129456154 gene encoding protocadherin beta-14-like isoform X1: MVISTLFNCWIVCPIMGHKTRCAKMWWLSCLFTVALWTIASAQLRYSITEEVGEGTIVGNVAKDLGLDKSALKDRKYRIVSGAAESLFHVDQKDGNLYVSRKIDREEVCEKSSTCLINLKTVLENPLEVHYVGVEVQDINDNAPIFPELEKTLEISESVLPGFRIPLKAARDLDSGQFSIQHYKLSANEHFRLEVTDMEEDGKIPTLIVQKPLDREAQMRHSLVLTALDGGKPPKSDQMRVIVNLLDINDNAPVFTNGDVSVTLSENAPLGTTVLQVNATDSDEGANGEVVYGFSNSVKQRLLNVFDINPQTGEIFVKDLINFEEKEKYIIEVEASDKGVPPLATQKKVIIKIVDVNDNAPEIEVTSFSSSIPEDSRPGTTVALISVNDRDSGLNGKVTCTIEGDVPFTLSPSLQDKMYSLVTKSALDRETQSQYVLSIAATDHGQPSLKSEKNILIVISDVNDNSPEFVLTPYSFYITEGNEAGAQLFSVQANDKDEGENAHISYHIYRDGRAENKVTSFLNINSENGQITALKSFDFETLKSFQFQVVASDSGTPSLSSNVTVHVFILDQNDNAPVILYPVSSNGSAEGVEEIPRNVNAGHLVTKVRAYDADIGYNGWLLFSLQQVTDHSLFGLDRYTGQIRTLRSLTETDEAEHKLVILVKDNGNVSLSATATVLVKVVEPREAFAASDVKSSTKDSEDTNVTFYLMITLASVSALFIISIIVLIAMQCSKSSTDYTSKYLQDTNYDGTLCHSIQYRSGDKRYMLVGPRMSVGSTIVPGSQANTLVLPDRRRPSEEDTNYDGTLCHSIQYRSGDKRFMLVGPRMSVGSTIGAEGRAHTLAHPDRSRTSEEVRFRMAVED, from the exons ATGGTGATTTCAACACTTTTCAATTGTTGGATTGTTTGTCCAATCATGGGACACAAAACGCGCTGTGCAAAAATGTGGTGGCTCAGCTGTCTATTCACCGTAGCTTTGTGGACAATAGCCTCTGCGCAGCTGAGATATTCTATCACTGAAGAAGTTGGAGAAGGAACCATTGTCGGGAATGTAGCAAAAGATTTGGGTTTGGACAAGAGTGCTCTCAAAGACAGGAAGTATCGCATTGTGTCTGGTGCTGCAGAGTCCCTTTTTCACGTGGATCAGAAAGACGGTAATTTGTATGTGAGCCGTAAGATTGACCGAGAAGAGGTGTGTGAAAAGAGCTCTACGTGTTTAATCAATCTTAAGACTGTGTTAGAAAACCCGCTGGAGGTGCATTACGTTGGAGTAGAGGTGCAGGACATAAACGACAACGCGCCGATTTTCCCTGAATTGGAAAAAACACTGGAGATTTCAGAGTCCGTGTTACCGGGATTTCGGATTCCTCTCAAAGCAGCGAGAGATCTGGACAGTGGGCAGTTTTCTATTCAGCACTACAAACTTAGTGCGAACGAGCATTTTCGTTTAGAAGTTACTGATATGGAAGAGGATGGCAAAATACCAACATTAATTGTACAAAAACCGCTTGATAGAGAGGCACAGATGCGTCATTCGCTTGTGCTTACGGCCCTAGATGGCGGGAAACCTCCCAAATCTGACCAAATGCGAGTAATTGTCAATCTCTTAGACATAAATGATAATGCACCTGTCTTCACTAATGGCGACGTATCGGTGACGCTTAGTGAAAATGCCCCACTAGGAACCACTGTCCTTCAGGTTAATGCCACAGATTCAGACGAAGGAGCGAATGGCGAGGTAGTTTATGGTTTTAGTAACAGTGTAAAGCAACGACTATTGAATGTATTCGACATTAATCCACAAACAGGCGAGATATTTGTTAAAGATTTAATAAACTTtgaggagaaagaaaagtatATAATTGAAGTAGAGGCGTCAGATAAAGGCGTGCCTCCGTTGGCCACGCAGAAAaaggtaataataaaaatagtagatGTGAATGACAATGCTCCTGAGATTGAAGTCACCTCGTTTTCCAGCTCCATTCCTGAAGACTCTCGGCCCGGGACTACTGTGGCTCTGATCAGTGTTAATGACAGGGACTCTGGGCTGAACGGGAAAGTGACATGTACAATAGAAGGAGATGTTCCCTTTACACTGTCTCCTTCCCTACAGGACAAAATGTATTCACTCGTGACTAAATCCGCTctggacagagagacacagtcaCAGTATGTACTGTCCATAGCTGCCACAGATCACGGCCAGCCCTCACTTAAATCTGAAAAGAACATATTAATTGTAATTTCAGATGTGAACGACAACAGCCCAGAGTTTGTCCTTACTCCATATAGTTTTTATATCACTGAGGGCAATGAAGCAGGAGCGCAGCTGTTTTCAGTTCAGGCTAATGACAAAGATGAAGGTGAAAATGCTCATATTTCTTATCATATTTACAGAGATGGAAGAGCAGAAAATAAAGTGACTTCATTTCTTAATATTAATAGTGAAAATGGGCAAATCACAGCTCTGaaaagctttgactttgagacatTAAAGTCGTTCCAGTTTCAAGTGGTGGCCTCAGACTCTGGGACTCCATCACTGAGCAGCAACGTGACAGTGCACGTGTTCATTCTGGATCAGAATGACAATGCTCCAGTCATTCTGTATCCAGTCAGCTCTAACGGTTCTGCTGAAGGAGTGGAGGAGATCCCCCGCAATGTGAACGCGGGACACTTGGTGACTAAAGTCAGGGCCTATGACGCTGATATCGGATATAACGGCTGGCTGCTGTTTTCACTGCAGCAAGTGACTGACCACAGTCTGTTTGGGTTGGACCGCTACACAGGACAGATCAGGACACTTCGCTCATTGACAGAGACAGACGAGGCCGAGCACAAACTCGTCATACTGGTCAAAGACAATGGCAACGTGTCCCTGTCAGCTACAGCTACTGTGCTTGTCAAAGTGGTGGAGCCCAGAGAGGCTTTTGCAGCTTCTGATGTTAAGAGCTCCACTAAAGACTCTGAGGAcactaatgtgactttttacctcATGATAACTCTGGCCTCAGTCTCGGCTCTGTTCATTATCAGTATCATTGTGCTGATTGCAATGCAGTGCTCCAAGTCCAGCACTGACTACACGTCCAAGTACTTACAGGACACAAACTATGACGGGACTCTGTGCCACAGCATCCAGTACAGATCTGGAGACAAGCGCTACATGTTAGTTGGACCCAGAATGAGCGTAGGATCCACTATAGTCCCAGGGAGTCAAGCCAACACACTGGTGCTGCCtgacaggaggaggccctctgaGGAG GACACAAACTATGATGGGACACTCTGCCACAGCATTCAGTACAGATCTGGAGACAAACGCTTCATGTTAGTTGGACCCAGAATGAGCGTAGGATCAACAATAGGAGCAGAAGGCCGTGCACACACACTAGCTCACCCTGATAGAAGCCGCACATCTGAAGAG GTACGCTTCCGTATGGCAGTGGAGGATTAG
- the LOC129456611 gene encoding protocadherin alpha-8-like yields MGIKRFFLPGFCSWIVLCSALLFFGQCALAQIRYSVPEEVRDGTVVGNVAKDLGLDVSSLGERRFRVVSETNEAIFAVNADNGALYVHGRIDREQLCQGSGTCLMELKVLVENPLEVHYVVVEITDVNDHAPSFPQRNETIEIWEHTLSGKRFQLHAAHDPDAGMNSVRTYSLSANEHFDINVRETNSEKIPLLVLKKMLDREKSSEHFLLVTAVDGGKPQRSGTLNVTITVLDINDNRPEFSQEIYEITVKENVQTGTSIFKLTATDPDEGTNGEIDYSLSKTLKRRFYDIFELDKKSGDIVVKGHIDYEENYIYELEVQASDKGTPPLTGECRVIIKIIDVNDNSPEIDVTSLSNTVSEDSKPGTVVSLIRVKDKDSGVNGKIIAHITNNVPFELKPSYKENTYSVVTKDFLDREEVSNYDITIKATDCGEPPLSTTKTLSIQILDVNDNSPQFEQNPLYFYIVENNVSGTSLFSVTASDKDKNENADISYSIARTGQEKDVALFLNVNAENGQITALKSFDFETLKSFQFQVVASDSGTPSLSSNVTVHVFILDQNDNAPVILYPVSSNGSAEGVEEIPRNVNAGHLVTKVRAYDADIGYNGWLLFSLQQVTDHSLFGLDRYTGQIRTLRSLTETDEAEHKLVILVKDNGNVSLSATATVLVKVVEPREAFAASDVKSSSKDSEDTNVTFYLMITLASVSALFIISIIVLIAMQCSKSSTDYTSKYLQDTNYDGTLCHSIQYRSGDKRYMLVGPRMSVGSTIVPGSQANTLVLPDRRRPSEEVNTF; encoded by the coding sequence ATGGGAATTAAACGATTCTTTTTACCGGGATTCTGCTCGTGGATCGTTTTGTGCTCGGCTCTGCTGTTTTTTGGGCAGTGCGCTTTGGCTCAGATCAGATACTCTGTTCCGGAGGAGGTGAGGGACGGGACTGTTGTTGGAAATGTCGCAAAGGATCTTGGTCTTGATGTTTCCTCTTTGGGTGAGAGACGTTTCCGAGTTGTTTCTGAAACAAATGAGGCTATTTTTGCTGTAAACGCAGATAATGGCGCTTTGTACGTCCACGGCCGCATTGACAGAGAGCAGCTGTGTCAGGGCAGCGGTACGTGTCTGATGGAGCTGAAGGTTCTGGTGGAAAACCCTTTGGAAGTTCACTATGTGGTTGTAGAAATCACTGATGTCAATGACCACGCGCCCTCCTTTCCCCAAAGAAATGAAACTATAGAAATATGGGAACATACCTTATCGGGAAAACGATTCCAGCTGCACGCTGCTCATGATCCTGACGCAGGAATGAACTCAGTCCGCACCTACAGTTTATCTGCTAATGAACATTTTGACATCAATGTTCGTGAAACAAATAGTGAAAAAATACCATTGctagttttgaaaaaaatgctgGACAGAGAAAAAAGCAGTGAGCATTTTCTACTGGTGACAGCGGTTGATGGAGGTAAACCTCAAAGGTCAGGCACACTGAATGTGACTATAACTGTTCTTGATATTAATGACAACAGACCAGAGTTTAGCCAAGAGATTTATGAAATTACAGTGAAAGAAAACGTACAAACGGGCACGTCCATTTTTAAGCTCACAGCCACAGATCCAGACGAAGGAACAAACGGAGAAATAGATTATAGTCTGTCCAAAACACTGAAGCGACGATTCTATGATATTTTTGAATTAGACAAGAAAAGTGGTGATATTGTTGTAAAGGGACACATAGATTACGAAGAAAATTATATATATGAATTAGAAGTACAAGCGTCGGATAAAGGCACGCCCCCATTGACAGGTGAATGTAGagttataataaaaatcatAGATGTCAATGATAATTCACCTGAAATAGACGTGACTTCTCTGTCAAACACAGTGTCTGAAGACTCTAAACCAGGGACAGTAGTTTCTCTCATTCGAGTCAAAGACAAAGACTCAGGCGTCAATGGTAAAATCATCGCGCACATAACAAACAACGTGCCTTTTGAGCTAAAACCCTCGTATAAAGAAAACACATATTCAGTTGTCACTAAGGATTTCCTGGACAGGGAGGAGGtgtcaaattatgacataacaaTAAAAGCCACTGACTGTGGAGAGCCTCCTTTATCCACCACTAAAACTCTCAGTATTCAGATATTAGATGTAAACGACAACAGTCCACAGTTTGAACAAAACCCTCTGTACTTTTATATTGTAGAAAATAACGTGTCAGGAACGTCACTGTTCTCTGTAACTGCATCAGACAAAGATAAGAATGAAAACGCAGATATTTCCTACAGCATTGCGCGCACAGGACAGGAGAAGGACGTGGCGCTCTTTTTAAACGTGAACGCGGAAAATGGTCAAATCACTGCGCTGaaaagctttgactttgagacatTAAAGTCGTTCCAGTTTCAAGTGGTGGCCTCAGACTCTGGGACTCCGTCACTGAGCAGCAACGTGACAGTGCACGTGTTCATTCTGGATCAGAACGACAACGCTCCAGTCATTCTGTATCCAGTCAGCTCTAACGGTTCTGCTGAAGGAGTGGAGGAGATCCCCCGCAATGTGAACGCGGGACACTTGGTGACTAAAGTCAGGGCCTATGACGCTGATATCGGATATAACGGCTGGCTGCTGTTTTCACTGCAGCAAGTGACTGACCACAGTCTGTTTGGGTTGGACCGCTACACAGGACAGATCAGGACACTTCGCTCATTGACAGAGACAGACGAGGCCGAGCACAAACTCGTCATACTGGTCAAAGACAATGGCAACGTGTCCCTGTCAGCTACAGCTACTGTGCTTGTCAAAGTGGTGGAGCCCAGAGAGGCTTTTGCAGCTTCTGATGTTAAGAGCTCCAGTAAAGACTCTGAGGAcactaatgtgactttttacctcATGATAACTCTGGCCTCGGTCTCAGCTCTGTTCATTATCAGTATCATTGTGCTGATTGCAATGCAGTGCTCCAAGTCCAGCACTGACTACACGTCCAAGTACTTACAGGACACAAACTATGACGGGACTCTGTGCCACAGCATCCAGTACAGATCTGGAGACAAGCGCTACATGTTAGTTGGACCCAGAATGAGCGTAGGATCCACTATAGTCCCAGGGAGTCAAGCCAACACACTGGTGCTGCCtgacaggaggaggccctctgaggaggtaaatacattttaa
- the LOC129456154 gene encoding protocadherin beta-15-like isoform X2, translating into MVILTIFRHWIIFPIMGQRSLRARMWWLSCLFTAALWTIVSAQLRYSITEEVTEGTIVGNVAKDLGLDKSALKDRKYRIVSGAAESLFHVDQKDGNLYVSRKIDREEVCEKSSTCLINLKTVLENPLEVHYVGVEVQDINDNAPIFPELETTLEISESALPGVRIPLKAARDLDSGSFSIQQYKLSANEYFRLEIKDKGDDGKIPTLIVLKSLDRELEKRHYLVLTAIDGGKPPQSGQAKINVNILDINDNAPVFTNGDLSVMIKENVPTGTTVVQINATDLDEGANGEVVYSFSNSVNQRLLNLFDINPTTGEIIVKGQINYEDKNKFELEIEAFDKGVPPLATQKNVIIKIVDVNDNAPEIEVTSFSSSIPEDSRPGTTVALISVNDRDSGLNGKVTCTIEGDVPFTLSPSLQDKMYSLVTKSALDRETQSQYVLSIAATDHGQPSLKSEKNILIVISDVNDNSPEFVLTPYSFYITEGNEAGAQLFSVQANDKDEGENAHISYHIYRDGSAENKVTSFLNINTENGQITAMKSFDFETLKSFQFQVVASDSGTPSLSSNVTVHVFILDQNDNAPVILYPVSSNGSAEGVEEIPRNVNAGHLVTKVRTYDADIGYNGWLLFSLQQVTDHSLFGLDRYTGQIRTLRSLTETDEAEHKLVILVKDNGNVSLSATATVLVKVVEPREAFAASDVKSSTKDSEDTNVTFYLMITLASVSALFIISIIVLIAMQCSKSSTDYTSKYLQDTNYDGTLCHSIQYRSGDKRYMLVGPRMSVGSTIVPGSQANTLVLPDRRRPSEEDTNYDGTLCHSIQYRSGDKRFMLVGPRMSVGSTIGAEGRAHTLAHPDRSRTSEEVRFRMAVED; encoded by the exons ATGGTGATTTTAACAATTTTCAGACATTGGATTATTTTTCCAATCATGGGGCAAAGATCGTTGCGCGCGAGAATGTGGTGGCTCAGCTGTCTCTTCACCGCAGCTTTGTGGACAATAGTCTCTGCGCAGCTGAGATATTCTATCACTGAAGAAGTTACAGAAGGAACCATTGTCGGGAATGTAGCAAAGGATTTGGGTTTGGACAAGAGTGCACTCAAAGACAGGAAGTATCGCATTGTGTCTGGTGCTGCAGAGTCCCTTTTTCACGTGGATCAGAAAGACGGTAATTTGTATGTGAGCCGTAAGATCGACCGAGAAGAGGTGTGTGAAAAGAGCTCTACGTGTTTAATCAATCTTAAGACTGTGTTAGAAAACCCGCTGGAGGTGCATTACGTTGGAGTAGAGGTGCAGGACATAAATGACAACGCGCCAATTTTCCCTGAATTGGAAACAACTTTGGAGATTTCAGAGTCCGCGTTACCGGGTGTGCGGATTCCTCTTAAAGCAGCGAGAGATCTAGACAGCGGGTCGTTTTCTATACAGCAGTACAAACTTAGTGCAAATGAATATTTTCGATTAGAAATTAAAGATAAAGGAGACGATGGGAAAATACCAACATTAATTGTTCTAAAATCGTTAGACAGAGAGTTAGAAAAGCGACATTACTTGGTGTTGACAGCGATAGATGGTGGAAAACCCCCTCAATCCGGCCAAGCGAAAATAAACGTAAATATATTAGATATAAATGATAATGCACCAGTATTTACTAACGGAGACCTATCAGTGATGattaaagaaaatgtaccaaCTGGAACAACTGTCGTACAGATTAATGCAACAGACTTGGATGAAGGAGCAAACGGAGAGGTGGTTTATTCATTCAGCAACAGTGTAAATCAAAGATTGCTAAATCTTTTTGACATTAATCCGACCACAGGTGAGATAATTGTCAAAGGACAAATTAACTACGAAGATAAGAATAAATTTGAACTCGAGATAGAAGCTTTTGACAAAGGCGTACCTCCGCTGGCCACACAGAAAaacgtaataataaaaatagtagaCGTGAATGACAATGCTCCTGAGATTGAAGTCACCTCGTTTTCCAGCTCCATTCCTGAAGACTCTCGGCCCGGGACTACTGTAGCTCTGATCAGTGTTAATGACAGGGACTCTGGGCTGAACGGGAAAGTGACATGTACAATAGAAGGGGATGTTCCCTTTACACTGTCTCCTTCCCTACAGGACAAAATGTATTCACTCGTGACTAAATCCGCTctggacagagagacacagtcaCAGTATGTACTGTCCATAGCTGCCACAGATCACGGCCAGCCCTCACTTAAATCTGAAAAGAACATATTAATTGTAATTTCAGATGTGAACGACAACAGCCCAGAGTTTGTCCTTACTCCATATAGTTTTTATATCACTGAGGGCAATGAAGCAGGAGCGCAGCTGTTTTCAGTTCAGGCTAATGACAAAGATGAAGGTGAAAATGCTCATATTTCTTATCATATTTACAGAGATGGAAGTGCAGAAAATAAAGTGACTTCATTTCTTAATATTAATACTGAAAATGGGCAAATCACTGCGATGaaaagctttgactttgagacatTAAAGTCGTTCCAGTTTCAAGTGGTGGCATCAGACTCTGGGACTCCGTCACTGAGCAGCAACGTGACAGTGCACGTGTTCATTCTGGATCAGAATGACAACGCTCCAGTCATTCTGTATCCAGTCAGCTCTAACGGTTCTGCTGAAGGAGTGGAGGAGATCCCCCGCAATGTGAACGCGGGACACTTGGTGACTAAAGTCAGGACCTATGACGCTGATATCGGATATAACGGCTGGCTGCTGTTTTCACTGCAGCAAGTGACTGACCACAGTCTGTTTGGGTTGGACCGCTACACAGGACAGATCAGGACACTTCGCTCATTGACAGAGACAGACGAGGCCGAGCACAAACTCGTCATACTGGTCAAAGACAATGGCAACGTGTCCCTGTCAGCTACAGCTACTGTGCTTGTCAAAGTGGTGGAGCCCAGAGAGGCGTTTGCAGCTTCTGATGTTAAGAGCTCCACTAAAGACTCTGAGGAcactaatgtgactttttacctcATGATAACTCTGGCCTCGGTCTCAGCTCTGTTCATTATCAGTATCATTGTGCTGATTGCAATGCAGTGCTCCAAGTCCAGCACTGACTACACGTCCAAGTACTTACAGGACACAAACTATGACGGGACTCTGTGCCACAGCATCCAGTACAGATCTGGAGACAAGCGCTACATGTTAGTTGGACCCAGAATGAGCGTAGGATCCACTATAGTCCCAGGGAGTCAAGCCAACACACTGGTGCTGCCtgacaggaggaggccctctgaggag GACACAAACTATGATGGGACACTCTGCCACAGCATTCAGTACAGATCTGGAGACAAACGCTTCATGTTAGTTGGACCCAGAATGAGCGTAGGATCAACAATAGGAGCAGAAGGCCGTGCACACACACTAGCTCACCCTGATAGAAGCCGCACATCTGAAGAG GTACGCTTCCGTATGGCAGTGGAGGATTAG